In Caproicibacterium amylolyticum, a genomic segment contains:
- the nadA gene encoding quinolinate synthase NadA, translated as MDEKQLRIQELKKEKDAVILAHYYMTGDVQAVADYVGDSFYLSRIAQQVKAKTIVMCGVRFMGESAKILNPEKTVLLPAANADCPMAHMATVKRIEEVRAQYDDLAVVCYVNSTAELKMHSDVCVTSANAMKIVKALPNKNIFFIPDENLGRHVAAQLPEKNFIYNDGCCPVHAFLTAEDVTAARSTHPGALVLVHPECRPEVTALADYAGSTAGIIQYAGASDAKEFIIGTEHGVLYELEKENPDKTFYPLHEDQICPNMKRVTLDKVIDVMESGVPFIKMDAETIQKAQAPLEKMLELS; from the coding sequence ATGGACGAAAAGCAATTACGGATACAGGAACTGAAAAAAGAAAAGGATGCGGTGATTCTTGCACATTATTATATGACCGGTGACGTGCAGGCAGTTGCGGATTATGTAGGCGATTCTTTTTACCTGAGCAGAATTGCACAGCAAGTTAAGGCAAAGACCATTGTCATGTGCGGTGTACGTTTTATGGGTGAAAGCGCAAAGATACTGAACCCAGAGAAGACAGTGCTGCTTCCTGCGGCAAATGCTGACTGTCCGATGGCACACATGGCAACTGTAAAGCGGATAGAGGAAGTACGTGCGCAGTACGATGACCTTGCGGTTGTCTGCTACGTTAATTCCACTGCGGAACTTAAAATGCATTCGGATGTCTGTGTGACCAGTGCGAATGCCATGAAAATTGTAAAAGCGCTTCCTAACAAAAATATTTTCTTTATTCCGGATGAGAATCTTGGCCGCCACGTTGCTGCACAGCTGCCGGAAAAAAATTTCATTTATAACGACGGCTGCTGTCCGGTGCATGCATTCCTGACCGCAGAGGACGTAACAGCGGCGCGCAGTACCCACCCCGGTGCACTGGTATTGGTTCACCCGGAGTGCCGCCCGGAAGTGACAGCACTGGCGGATTACGCCGGCAGTACTGCAGGCATCATTCAATATGCTGGTGCGAGTGACGCGAAGGAATTCATTATCGGTACGGAGCACGGGGTGCTCTATGAATTGGAAAAAGAAAATCCGGACAAAACATTTTATCCGCTGCATGAAGACCAGATTTGTCCGAACATGAAGCGTGTTACACTGGATAAAGTCATTGACGTAATGGAAAGCGGCGTACCGTTCATCAAAATGGACGCCGAAACGATTCAAAAAGCACAGGCACCGCTGGAAAAAATGCTGGAGCTTTCCTGA
- a CDS encoding aminotransferase class V-fold PLP-dependent enzyme: protein MIYLDNAATTFPKPPQVTSAVQQAILRYGANPGRAGHKMSLETAQEVFRAREEAAALFGAPGPEDVSFVLNCTQALNMVIKGTVKPGTHVVTSCLEHNAVMRPLETLRQKGIITYTEAQVVPGDNDATLDAFRKAMQDNTCLCVCTHASNVWGIRLPVERIAALCHAYKVPICVDCAQSAGVVPISMTENGIDYLCAPGHKGLYGPMGTGLLLAQDGSKLDTIIEGGTGTASESLAQPEGTPERFESGTINVPGVIGLRAGITFVRSKTTQQIYRHESELVCGLYDKLKTSGKVTLYTPRPEPPYFVPLLSFNLPGKGCEEVAAALDRQGFAVRAGLHCAPRAHDFYGTLNCGTVRVCPSAFTNRSQIDAFARTVVRIASV from the coding sequence ATGATTTACCTTGATAACGCTGCCACCACGTTTCCCAAGCCACCGCAGGTAACTTCTGCTGTACAGCAGGCTATCCTGCGCTATGGCGCAAATCCGGGGCGTGCCGGCCATAAAATGAGTCTGGAAACCGCGCAGGAAGTGTTCCGCGCAAGAGAAGAGGCCGCTGCGCTGTTTGGAGCACCCGGCCCGGAGGATGTTTCTTTTGTTCTGAACTGTACGCAGGCACTGAATATGGTGATTAAGGGAACAGTAAAGCCCGGCACCCATGTAGTGACATCCTGCTTGGAGCACAATGCTGTTATGCGGCCGCTGGAAACTCTGCGCCAAAAAGGGATTATTACCTACACAGAGGCACAGGTTGTGCCGGGGGACAACGACGCAACGCTGGACGCTTTCCGTAAAGCGATGCAGGACAATACCTGCCTGTGCGTCTGCACACACGCTTCCAATGTGTGGGGGATTCGGCTGCCGGTGGAGCGGATAGCCGCGCTGTGCCACGCTTACAAAGTCCCAATTTGCGTGGATTGTGCGCAGTCTGCGGGCGTAGTGCCGATTTCTATGACCGAAAATGGAATCGATTATTTGTGTGCACCGGGGCACAAAGGACTTTATGGGCCAATGGGAACCGGCCTGCTCCTTGCACAGGATGGTTCCAAACTGGACACAATTATTGAAGGCGGCACCGGCACCGCTTCAGAAAGTTTGGCACAGCCGGAGGGAACGCCGGAACGCTTTGAGAGCGGTACGATCAATGTGCCGGGAGTGATTGGTCTGCGTGCGGGAATTACCTTTGTGCGCAGTAAAACAACCCAACAGATCTACCGCCATGAAAGCGAGCTTGTCTGCGGGCTGTATGACAAACTAAAAACTTCCGGAAAAGTGACGCTGTATACACCACGTCCTGAGCCACCATATTTTGTACCGCTGCTTTCCTTTAATCTTCCCGGAAAGGGCTGTGAGGAGGTCGCGGCTGCGCTGGACCGGCAGGGTTTCGCCGTGCGCGCAGGGCTGCACTGTGCACCCAGAGCACACGATTTTTACGGAACACTGAATTGTGGGACTGTGCGGGTCTGCCCATCTGCGTTTACCAACCGGTCGCAGATTGACGCATTTGCGCGCACAGTAGTGCGTATTGCATCCGTTTGA
- a CDS encoding HAD family hydrolase, whose product MQVKYAIFDMDGTLLDSMHVWDNVGQTVLRRNGIPVPEGLRRAMRDMTVEDVAKYFKTLGAKCSVEQLMQEINDIPYEKYLYDVQPKPGAAAFLQRLHRQGVPMCIVSSTDAASIRAAFDRLELTGLFTFILSTNDFGSGKDRPEIFYEAARRLGGKPEETVVFEDALYAIRTAKAAGFQVAALADERAAFEKSEIEKIADVYLPDLRAFPWKGGC is encoded by the coding sequence ATGCAGGTAAAATACGCAATTTTTGATATGGACGGCACGCTGCTGGATTCCATGCACGTTTGGGACAATGTGGGACAGACTGTTCTGCGCCGCAATGGGATTCCTGTGCCGGAGGGTTTGCGCCGTGCGATGCGGGATATGACAGTAGAGGATGTTGCAAAGTATTTCAAAACACTTGGTGCCAAATGTTCGGTGGAACAGTTGATGCAGGAAATCAACGACATTCCTTATGAAAAATATCTGTATGATGTTCAGCCCAAACCCGGTGCAGCAGCCTTTTTGCAGCGGCTGCACCGGCAGGGAGTGCCGATGTGTATTGTGTCTAGTACGGATGCCGCAAGTATCCGTGCGGCGTTTGACCGTCTGGAACTGACCGGATTGTTTACATTCATTCTTTCCACCAACGATTTTGGCAGCGGCAAGGACAGGCCGGAGATTTTTTACGAAGCAGCCCGTCGGCTTGGCGGAAAACCGGAGGAAACCGTTGTGTTTGAAGATGCACTGTATGCCATCCGCACGGCCAAGGCAGCGGGTTTCCAGGTCGCTGCCTTGGCGGATGAACGGGCAGCTTTTGAAAAGTCGGAAATTGAAAAGATTGCGGATGTTTACCTGCCGGATCTGCGTGCATTTCCTTGGAAGGGAGGCTGCTGA
- the nadC gene encoding carboxylating nicotinate-nucleotide diphosphorylase codes for MNPVTAKLNADHLLLQALQEDITSEDVTTNAVMPTAKPGQADLLCKQDGILAGIDIFRRVFELLDETVQVKAFFKDGDAVKKGDRLATVTGDMRVILSGERTALNYLQRMSGIATYTHSVAKLLEGSKTKLLDTRKTTPNMRIFEKYAVRVGGGCNHRYNLSDGVLIKDNHIGAAGGVKEAVRMAKEYAPFVRKIEIEVENLDMLREALEAGADIIMLDNMTPEQMRQAVQIVDGRAQTECSGNITKENIAKILDIGVDFVSSGALTHSAPILDVSLKNLHAV; via the coding sequence ATGAATCCAGTAACCGCAAAATTGAATGCGGACCATCTGCTTCTGCAGGCACTGCAGGAGGACATTACCAGTGAGGACGTAACCACCAATGCAGTTATGCCGACGGCAAAGCCTGGTCAGGCAGATCTACTTTGCAAGCAGGACGGCATCCTTGCGGGTATTGATATATTTCGCCGCGTGTTTGAACTTTTGGATGAAACTGTGCAGGTAAAGGCATTTTTCAAAGACGGCGATGCAGTAAAGAAAGGCGACCGGTTGGCGACAGTGACCGGCGATATGCGTGTGATCCTTTCCGGTGAGCGTACCGCGCTCAATTACCTGCAGCGCATGAGCGGTATTGCAACTTATACCCATTCCGTTGCAAAACTGCTGGAGGGCAGCAAAACCAAATTGCTGGATACCCGCAAAACCACACCGAATATGCGCATCTTTGAAAAATATGCGGTTCGTGTTGGCGGCGGCTGCAACCACCGCTATAACCTTTCAGACGGTGTGCTGATTAAGGACAACCATATCGGCGCCGCAGGCGGTGTCAAAGAGGCTGTCCGCATGGCGAAGGAGTACGCCCCGTTTGTACGGAAAATCGAAATTGAAGTGGAAAATCTGGATATGCTGCGGGAAGCACTGGAGGCTGGTGCCGATATTATCATGCTGGACAACATGACACCGGAGCAGATGCGTCAGGCAGTTCAGATTGTAGACGGTCGTGCACAGACAGAGTGCTCCGGCAACATTACCAAAGAAAATATTGCAAAAATCCTCGATATCGGGGTTGACTTTGTTTCCAGCGGCGCGCTGACGCACTCCGCACCGATTCTGGATGTTTCGCTGAAGAACCTGCACGCAGTTTGA
- a CDS encoding DUF3343 domain-containing protein, whose amino-acid sequence MGQQLIIVGSITYAMKSREILFNHGIKAYVERLPRTPDMPGCGYGVFVPSRTDEAEKILRDAGVHVLGRRERVSRG is encoded by the coding sequence GTGGGTCAGCAGCTGATTATTGTCGGTTCTATTACCTATGCGATGAAGAGCCGCGAAATATTGTTTAACCATGGAATCAAGGCATATGTGGAGCGTCTGCCGCGTACACCGGATATGCCCGGCTGCGGTTACGGCGTTTTTGTTCCCAGCAGAACTGATGAAGCAGAAAAAATTCTGCGGGATGCCGGAGTGCACGTTTTGGGCCGCAGGGAGCGGGTGAGCAGGGGATGA
- a CDS encoding alpha/beta hydrolase → MITETISLAEKFPPLAGLGSTAVLYSYARGTSQEISPSRTWPAILVCPGGGYCMTSDREAEVIALEFLARGFQCFVLRYTCAPARYPLALQEAAASMTYIHQNSAHFCVDESRIAVMGFSAGGHLAASLALFWDAPEIYQPLSLTAAQTRPDALCLGYPVITGGKYAHRGSFDNLLGENPPQELLHRLSLENSVRADMPPVFLWHTSEDDCVPVENSLFFALALRKEKIPFEMHIFPHGGHGLSLSTVQTQLRDRSFHLIVPEVSCWPDLCDDWLRRELPGGKDPKDD, encoded by the coding sequence TTGATTACCGAAACAATTTCCCTCGCTGAAAAGTTTCCACCGCTTGCAGGACTTGGCAGCACCGCAGTTCTTTACAGCTACGCCCGCGGCACTTCTCAGGAAATCAGCCCCAGCCGCACCTGGCCGGCAATTCTCGTCTGCCCCGGCGGCGGCTACTGCATGACCTCTGACCGTGAAGCAGAGGTCATTGCGCTGGAATTTCTGGCACGCGGTTTTCAGTGCTTTGTTCTTCGCTACACCTGCGCCCCCGCACGCTATCCGCTGGCACTGCAGGAAGCGGCCGCTTCCATGACTTACATTCACCAAAACAGCGCCCATTTCTGCGTAGATGAAAGCCGCATTGCCGTCATGGGCTTTTCCGCAGGCGGACATCTGGCGGCTTCCCTTGCCCTGTTCTGGGACGCTCCGGAGATCTACCAACCGCTATCCCTTACGGCCGCGCAGACCCGCCCGGATGCACTTTGCCTCGGCTATCCGGTCATTACCGGCGGGAAATATGCGCATCGCGGCTCCTTTGACAACCTGCTCGGTGAAAATCCGCCGCAGGAGCTGCTGCATCGGCTTTCTTTGGAAAACAGTGTGCGTGCGGACATGCCCCCGGTGTTCCTGTGGCACACTTCAGAAGATGACTGCGTTCCTGTGGAAAACTCTCTCTTTTTTGCGCTTGCCCTGCGGAAAGAAAAAATTCCGTTTGAAATGCACATTTTCCCGCACGGCGGCCACGGCCTATCGCTTTCTACCGTGCAGACACAGCTGCGCGACCGCTCTTTTCACCTCATTGTGCCGGAAGTTTCGTGCTGGCCCGATTTGTGTGACGACTGGCTTCGCCGCGAACTGCCCGGCGGCAAAGACCCGAAAGACGATTAA
- a CDS encoding glycoside hydrolase family 25 protein — protein MNQLTKFFHSKKKRNRFLMIASAILAAAILLTAILHACTAQQEDSGTAIPSNELLINDRYEGKKLIPKYDIAKNTYKDSKFSTKNGLISYDDKNTAEGIDVSAWQGDIDWKKVKAAGINFAMLRVGYRGQTEGKIHEDEKFEQNIKNALAAGVEVGGYFFSQAVTKAEAVEEAAYVIQKLAPYKIKWPVVFDWEPGEGETTSSASMRTDLVTPEQVTQFVKAFCSKVKTYGYQPCYYTNKNMAYSTFNLKELEAYPMWYAEYKDLPSFYYHFDIWQYASKGKVDGVSSTVDLNIAFRKFS, from the coding sequence ATGAATCAACTGACCAAGTTCTTTCACTCTAAAAAGAAAAGAAATCGCTTTTTAATGATTGCTTCTGCCATTTTGGCGGCGGCAATCCTCCTGACAGCCATACTGCACGCCTGTACGGCACAGCAGGAGGATTCCGGTACGGCTATTCCCAGCAATGAACTGCTGATTAATGACCGGTACGAAGGGAAAAAGCTGATTCCAAAATATGATATTGCGAAAAATACCTACAAAGACAGCAAATTTTCCACAAAAAACGGCTTGATTTCCTACGACGATAAAAACACTGCTGAGGGAATCGATGTTTCTGCGTGGCAGGGCGACATTGACTGGAAAAAGGTGAAGGCCGCTGGAATCAACTTTGCAATGCTCCGTGTGGGCTACCGCGGCCAGACTGAGGGAAAAATCCATGAAGATGAAAAATTTGAGCAGAACATTAAAAATGCACTTGCGGCAGGTGTCGAGGTCGGCGGCTATTTCTTTTCGCAGGCTGTAACCAAAGCGGAAGCAGTGGAAGAAGCGGCCTATGTAATACAAAAGCTTGCTCCTTATAAAATTAAATGGCCGGTCGTGTTTGACTGGGAGCCGGGTGAGGGCGAAACCACTTCCTCCGCAAGTATGCGCACCGACCTGGTTACGCCGGAGCAGGTGACGCAGTTTGTAAAGGCTTTCTGCAGCAAGGTAAAAACCTATGGCTACCAGCCCTGCTACTATACCAATAAAAACATGGCGTACTCCACGTTTAACCTGAAAGAATTGGAAGCGTACCCGATGTGGTATGCGGAGTATAAGGATCTGCCAAGTTTTTACTATCACTTTGACATCTGGCAGTATGCTTCTAAAGGCAAAGTGGATGGGGTCAGCAGTACAGTGGATTTGAATATTGCGTTCCGAAAATTTTCTTAA
- a CDS encoding L-aspartate oxidase, with protein MVNVQNYDVLVVGTGVSGLFLALHMPETARVLMITKADLDESDSFLAQGGICVLKSEDDYDAYFEDTLRAGHYENRRDSVDIMIRSSQHVIRELARFGVDFARKDGELLFTREGAHSAPRILYHDDCTGKEITSKLLTSVQKLSNVTILEHTTLVDLLCDGNCCRGAVLQMADGSVKPLYVPNVVLASGGVGGVYEHSTNFPHLTGDALALAMKHGVELENIDYVQIHPTTLYSQRPGRSFLISESVRGEGAVLLDKNGNRFTNELLPRDLLTQKIYKQMKKDGTRHVWLSMQTVRCPDVEKRFPTICERCREEGIDVHKDWVPVVPAQHYFMGGIHVNLSSKTTMEHLYAVGETACNGVHGANRLASNSLLESLVFAERAAADISLHEPKNNTSDSSLFDPTAYENLTQYFADNISAVQAEIVRQKQRRAQK; from the coding sequence ATGGTAAATGTGCAGAATTACGATGTGCTGGTAGTAGGCACCGGCGTTTCAGGCCTGTTTCTCGCACTGCATATGCCGGAAACCGCCCGCGTACTGATGATTACAAAAGCGGATTTGGACGAAAGTGATTCTTTTCTGGCACAGGGCGGTATTTGTGTGCTGAAAAGCGAGGATGATTACGACGCGTATTTTGAGGACACGCTGCGTGCCGGACACTACGAAAACCGGCGGGATTCCGTGGATATCATGATTCGTTCCTCACAACACGTGATTCGGGAATTGGCACGCTTTGGGGTAGACTTTGCCCGCAAAGACGGCGAACTGTTGTTTACGCGGGAGGGCGCGCACTCCGCACCACGTATTCTTTATCATGATGACTGTACTGGAAAAGAAATTACAAGCAAATTGCTTACCAGTGTGCAGAAACTGTCAAATGTGACGATTTTAGAGCACACGACGCTGGTGGATCTGCTCTGCGACGGCAACTGCTGCCGCGGTGCGGTGCTGCAGATGGCAGACGGCAGTGTAAAGCCTCTGTATGTGCCGAATGTGGTACTTGCAAGCGGCGGTGTTGGCGGTGTGTATGAGCATTCCACCAACTTCCCTCACCTGACCGGTGATGCGTTGGCATTGGCCATGAAGCACGGCGTGGAACTGGAAAATATTGATTATGTGCAAATTCACCCGACAACACTTTACTCCCAAAGGCCAGGACGCAGCTTCCTGATTTCTGAATCTGTGCGTGGTGAGGGTGCAGTCCTTCTGGACAAAAACGGGAACCGCTTTACAAACGAGCTGCTGCCGCGGGACTTGCTGACGCAGAAAATCTACAAGCAGATGAAAAAGGACGGCACCCGCCATGTGTGGCTTTCCATGCAGACCGTCCGCTGCCCGGATGTGGAAAAGCGTTTTCCGACTATCTGCGAGCGCTGCCGCGAAGAGGGCATTGACGTTCACAAGGACTGGGTGCCGGTCGTGCCGGCACAGCACTATTTCATGGGCGGTATTCATGTAAACCTTTCCAGTAAAACGACTATGGAGCATTTGTATGCAGTGGGTGAAACCGCCTGCAACGGCGTGCATGGGGCGAACCGCCTTGCCAGCAATTCCCTGCTGGAAAGTTTGGTTTTTGCGGAGCGTGCGGCGGCGGATATTTCCCTGCATGAACCAAAAAATAATACGTCGGACAGCAGTTTATTTGACCCGACTGCTTATGAGAATCTGACACAATATTTTGCTGACAATATTTCCGCGGTTCAGGCGGAAATCGTGCGGCAGAAGCAAAGGAGAGCACAGAAATGA
- a CDS encoding methyl-accepting chemotaxis protein, translating into MKNMKISKKLFVAFAAILAVFVLLAATSLSNLLYSSAQFQTFYEHSYQAVQLAQQTASNLESGAKYIGYSIMTEDATKTEEFVKNAKENLSNYSNSLTKLSQVYQGDQTKLKAMMSVVQNLATTRDQILAYAVNKENATASQIYFRDYQPTLDNMVAALQDVRADAQKTADSSYAAAQNAKVVSIFATVGFSALALIIIIFMGVHLSKLLTKPIHEIEGAAKEMAAGNFSSVKLTYQSKDEYGLLSDSIRKVISILDEVIQDEGYLLSEMGNGNFEVRSNKLEIYNGDLLKLVDYMRNINGTLSETLLGIQQSANQVSGGSEQVSSAAQALSQGTVEQASSLETLTETVQDISKRVQANAKHAKRASEDASGCQQEMVQGNQKMQKMITAMNNISETSGEIAKIVKTIEDIAFQTNILALNASVEAARAGSAGKGFAVVADEVRNLANKSQKASQSTAQLIESSLSAVKEGTVIVNDTAQSLSAAVESIDKINTSVAKISRDSDEQASAVERVTEGIEQISSVVQTNSATSEETAAASEELSSQAEMLKETVGRFKLNTVFSQKDGHGNYVQGQQAMAAAELVSAKPAQKPVAKPAVKTQAKPIPVQFAGGDKY; encoded by the coding sequence GAGCATTCTTATCAGGCGGTACAGCTTGCACAGCAAACTGCAAGTAACCTTGAATCCGGCGCAAAGTATATTGGATATTCCATTATGACAGAAGATGCAACAAAAACAGAAGAATTTGTGAAAAATGCGAAGGAAAATCTGAGCAATTACAGCAACAGTCTGACAAAGCTGAGTCAGGTTTATCAAGGCGACCAGACTAAGCTGAAGGCGATGATGTCTGTTGTGCAAAACCTGGCAACCACGCGCGACCAGATTTTGGCGTATGCAGTTAATAAAGAAAACGCGACCGCTTCGCAGATTTATTTCCGTGATTATCAGCCAACCCTTGACAACATGGTTGCAGCGCTGCAGGATGTGCGCGCGGATGCGCAAAAAACTGCTGATAGCAGTTATGCGGCTGCCCAAAACGCAAAAGTTGTATCTATTTTTGCTACGGTCGGTTTCAGCGCGCTTGCTTTGATAATCATTATCTTTATGGGTGTTCATCTTAGTAAGCTGTTGACAAAACCGATTCATGAAATTGAAGGTGCAGCCAAGGAAATGGCCGCTGGTAACTTCAGCAGTGTAAAGCTTACCTATCAGTCCAAAGATGAGTACGGCCTTCTTTCTGATTCAATTCGAAAAGTAATCAGCATTTTGGATGAGGTGATACAGGACGAAGGATATCTGCTTTCCGAAATGGGAAACGGCAACTTTGAAGTGCGCTCTAACAAACTGGAAATTTACAACGGTGATTTGCTGAAACTTGTGGATTATATGCGCAATATTAATGGTACCCTGAGTGAGACGCTGCTGGGTATTCAGCAGTCCGCTAATCAGGTTTCAGGAGGCTCCGAGCAGGTTTCCAGTGCGGCGCAGGCACTTAGCCAAGGTACTGTGGAGCAGGCAAGCTCTTTGGAAACGCTGACGGAAACTGTACAGGACATTTCAAAGCGCGTACAGGCAAATGCGAAGCATGCAAAGCGCGCAAGCGAAGATGCGTCTGGCTGCCAGCAGGAGATGGTGCAGGGCAACCAGAAGATGCAGAAAATGATTACGGCAATGAACAATATCAGCGAAACCTCCGGCGAAATCGCCAAAATTGTAAAGACGATTGAGGACATTGCGTTCCAGACGAACATCCTTGCGCTGAATGCCTCTGTCGAGGCAGCGCGAGCCGGCTCCGCAGGCAAAGGCTTTGCTGTTGTCGCGGATGAAGTCCGCAACTTGGCCAATAAGAGCCAGAAAGCCTCACAGAGTACGGCACAGCTGATTGAGTCTTCTCTCAGTGCAGTTAAAGAAGGTACTGTCATTGTTAACGACACTGCACAGTCCTTGTCTGCTGCGGTCGAATCTATTGATAAAATCAACACTTCTGTTGCAAAGATCTCCCGCGATTCCGATGAACAGGCGAGCGCTGTTGAGCGTGTTACCGAAGGAATTGAGCAAATCAGCAGCGTTGTGCAGACTAACTCTGCAACATCTGAGGAAACAGCTGCTGCCAGTGAAGAGCTTTCCAGTCAGGCGGAAATGCTTAAGGAAACCGTTGGCAGATTTAAACTGAACACTGTGTTCTCCCAAAAAGATGGGCACGGCAATTATGTACAGGGACAGCAGGCAATGGCTGCTGCAGAACTGGTCAGCGCAAAACCGGCTCAAAAACCAGTGGCCAAGCCGGCAGTCAAGACACAGGCAAAGCCGATTCCGGTGCAGTTTGCCGGTGGGGATAAATACTAA
- the ispF gene encoding 2-C-methyl-D-erythritol 2,4-cyclodiphosphate synthase, with protein MRIGHGYDVHKLVEGRRLILGGVAVPYKKGLLGHSDADVLAHAISDALLGAAALGDIGCLFPDSDPAYSGANSMLLLHEVCEKVRTAGYEIENIDSTILCQRPKLRPYIDSMREQLAKACGIAPKQVSVKATTEEGLGFTGAGEGIAAHAVCLLR; from the coding sequence ATGCGGATTGGGCATGGATATGATGTACACAAACTGGTAGAGGGCCGCAGGCTGATTTTGGGCGGCGTTGCCGTGCCTTATAAAAAAGGGCTTTTGGGGCATTCGGATGCGGATGTGCTGGCACACGCCATTTCGGATGCGCTGCTGGGTGCCGCTGCACTGGGGGACATCGGCTGTCTGTTTCCGGACAGCGACCCGGCCTACAGCGGCGCAAACAGTATGCTGCTGCTGCATGAGGTCTGTGAAAAAGTGCGTACGGCGGGATATGAAATTGAAAACATTGATTCAACGATCCTCTGCCAAAGGCCGAAACTGCGCCCGTATATTGATTCCATGCGGGAACAGCTGGCGAAAGCCTGCGGCATTGCCCCAAAACAAGTCAGCGTGAAAGCCACCACCGAAGAAGGGCTTGGATTTACCGGTGCGGGTGAAGGAATTGCTGCACATGCAGTGTGCTTGCTGCGGTAA
- the ispD gene encoding 2-C-methyl-D-erythritol 4-phosphate cytidylyltransferase, which translates to MACCALILAAGASTRMGVPKQEIPLLGVPALVYTLRAFEQADSIQRIVLVCPPKQETHYRELADHWHCTGKLAAVVPGGATRQQSAAAGAAAAGECDFLAVQDGARVLTLPGEIDCVVEDAQKYGASALAVPVKDTIKVISADGFVTDTPERSTLWSVQTPQVFCMEKYCSLLTAAQGDFTDDCQLFERAGVPVHLCRGSYTNLKLTTPEDIPAAEAILRAREQ; encoded by the coding sequence ATGGCTTGCTGTGCACTGATTCTGGCTGCCGGTGCTTCCACACGCATGGGCGTCCCAAAACAGGAGATTCCGCTGTTGGGCGTGCCTGCACTGGTTTATACGCTGCGCGCATTTGAGCAGGCGGACAGCATACAGCGAATCGTGCTGGTCTGCCCACCGAAGCAGGAGACACATTATCGTGAACTTGCAGATCATTGGCACTGTACCGGAAAACTTGCGGCAGTGGTGCCGGGCGGCGCGACCAGGCAGCAGTCCGCCGCCGCCGGAGCCGCCGCCGCAGGCGAGTGCGATTTTCTGGCGGTGCAGGACGGCGCGCGGGTGCTGACCCTGCCGGGGGAAATTGACTGTGTGGTGGAGGATGCCCAGAAATACGGCGCTTCCGCTCTGGCGGTGCCGGTAAAGGACACGATTAAAGTGATCAGCGCGGACGGCTTTGTCACCGATACGCCGGAGCGCAGTACCCTGTGGTCAGTCCAAACGCCGCAGGTATTCTGTATGGAGAAGTACTGCAGTTTGCTCACAGCGGCACAGGGCGACTTTACAGATGACTGCCAGCTGTTTGAGCGTGCCGGTGTGCCGGTACATTTGTGCCGCGGCAGCTACACAAATTTAAAGCTGACTACGCCGGAAGACATTCCGGCGGCGGAAGCAATTTTACGGGCAAGGGAGCAGTAA